The following proteins are encoded in a genomic region of Stutzerimonas balearica DSM 6083:
- a CDS encoding phosphomannomutase/phosphoglucomutase, with protein sequence MPFFKRNAKDSGALNPARPEPAARGASPLAPLLPGLAAALAGLLAAAAVLWFGLQSQQREQQQQVAMAWGQSQASALDQALRQLAADTQTAAASPVVLEALASADGEQIAAAERSLRYPSGVVDVHLNPRAKARPDSTRPGPMNFAALDLLQRAEAGKHPAPEAYKVGDRWLVYSVAAVQPDPLQPPQGTLLRVIELNRLLGTLPRLPAAAGQLQITQQFSGSSTQVLTRQGTGNGAAPSLNLPSSNPNWHLQFQPASSREGIAPLTLAAAVLLALAGVLIGLQLVLGAQQRRLRQDVLQIGRLLQELSNGKVIQLPTLSLPALDALARNMARLPFRQTASAVSSKPAVAASSAQRAPSSEHVDPRLPPTDVLDIDILDEDQDPFGLDIKERENAMSSAKAPNLPASIFRAYDIRGVVGDSLTSETAYWIGRAIGSESLAKGEPNVSVGRDGRLSGPELVQHLIQGLVDSGCHVSDIGMVPTPVLYYAANILAGRSGVMLTGSHNPPDYNGFKIVIAGDTLANEQIQVLRQRIENNDLSEGVGSVEQVDVLDRYFDQIRGDIAMAKPLRVVVDCGNGVAGVIAPRLIEALGCKVIPLYCEVDGNFPNHHPDPGKPENLVDLIARVKAEKADLGLAFDGDGDRVGVVTNAGTLIYPDRLLMLFAKDVVSRNPGADIIFDVKCTRRLTPLISGYGGRPVMYKTGHSLIKKKMKESGALLAGEMSGHIFFKERWFGFDDGIYSAARLLEILSLDKRDAEQVFAAFPCDVSTPEINITVTEESKFTIIDALQRDAQWGEANLTTLDGVRVDYPKGWGLVRASNTTPVLVLRFEADTEEELSRIQTVFRAQLLNVAPDLKLPF encoded by the coding sequence ATGCCGTTCTTCAAGCGCAATGCCAAGGACTCAGGCGCACTGAATCCGGCCCGCCCCGAACCCGCCGCACGTGGCGCCTCGCCGCTCGCACCACTGCTGCCTGGCCTGGCGGCTGCGCTAGCCGGCCTGCTCGCCGCCGCCGCGGTGCTCTGGTTCGGCCTGCAAAGCCAGCAGCGCGAGCAACAACAGCAGGTTGCCATGGCCTGGGGGCAGAGCCAGGCCAGTGCGCTCGATCAGGCCCTGCGTCAGCTGGCGGCCGACACCCAGACGGCAGCCGCCAGCCCGGTGGTGCTCGAAGCGCTGGCCAGCGCCGATGGCGAGCAGATCGCCGCGGCGGAACGCAGCCTGCGCTACCCGTCAGGGGTGGTCGACGTTCATCTCAATCCACGCGCCAAGGCCAGGCCGGACAGCACGCGGCCCGGCCCGATGAACTTCGCCGCGCTCGACCTGCTGCAGCGTGCCGAAGCGGGCAAGCATCCGGCCCCCGAAGCCTACAAGGTCGGTGATCGCTGGCTGGTCTACAGCGTCGCGGCAGTGCAGCCCGATCCGCTGCAGCCGCCACAGGGCACCCTGCTGCGCGTGATCGAGCTGAATCGTCTGCTCGGCACGCTACCCAGGCTGCCGGCCGCCGCCGGGCAGCTGCAGATCACCCAGCAATTCAGTGGTTCGTCGACACAGGTGCTGACGCGACAAGGCACTGGCAACGGGGCTGCGCCGTCTCTGAACCTGCCCAGCAGCAACCCCAACTGGCACCTGCAGTTCCAGCCAGCATCGAGCCGCGAAGGCATTGCGCCACTGACCCTTGCCGCCGCCGTGCTGCTGGCGTTGGCCGGGGTACTGATCGGACTGCAACTGGTGCTGGGGGCCCAGCAACGTCGCCTGCGTCAGGACGTGCTGCAAATCGGCCGGCTGCTGCAGGAACTCTCCAATGGCAAGGTCATCCAACTACCGACCTTGAGCCTGCCAGCGCTCGACGCACTGGCCAGGAACATGGCGCGCCTGCCGTTCCGCCAAACCGCCTCGGCAGTCAGCAGCAAACCGGCTGTTGCGGCGTCCTCCGCACAGCGAGCCCCATCCAGCGAGCACGTCGATCCGCGCCTGCCGCCAACCGACGTGCTCGACATCGATATTCTCGACGAGGACCAGGATCCCTTCGGCCTCGACATCAAGGAGCGAGAGAACGCAATGAGTAGCGCCAAAGCCCCGAACTTGCCCGCCAGCATCTTCCGCGCGTACGACATTCGTGGCGTCGTCGGCGACAGCCTGACCAGCGAGACCGCTTACTGGATCGGCCGGGCCATCGGCTCCGAAAGCCTGGCCAAAGGCGAACCCAACGTTTCCGTCGGCCGCGACGGACGCCTTTCCGGCCCCGAGCTGGTGCAACACCTGATACAGGGCCTGGTGGACAGCGGCTGCCATGTCAGCGACATCGGCATGGTGCCGACGCCGGTGCTCTATTACGCCGCCAATATCCTCGCCGGACGCTCTGGCGTGATGCTTACCGGCAGCCACAACCCGCCGGACTACAACGGCTTCAAGATTGTCATCGCTGGCGACACCCTGGCCAATGAGCAGATTCAGGTGCTGCGCCAGCGCATCGAGAACAATGACCTCAGCGAAGGCGTCGGCTCGGTCGAGCAGGTCGACGTGCTCGACCGCTATTTCGATCAGATTCGTGGCGACATCGCCATGGCCAAGCCGCTTCGCGTGGTGGTCGACTGCGGCAACGGCGTCGCCGGCGTCATCGCGCCCAGGCTGATCGAGGCACTGGGCTGCAAGGTCATCCCGCTGTATTGCGAGGTCGACGGCAACTTCCCCAACCATCACCCGGATCCGGGCAAGCCGGAAAACCTGGTCGACCTGATCGCCCGGGTGAAGGCCGAGAAAGCCGACCTGGGCCTGGCCTTCGACGGCGACGGCGATCGCGTCGGCGTGGTGACCAACGCTGGCACGCTGATCTATCCCGACCGTCTGCTGATGCTGTTCGCCAAGGACGTCGTGTCGCGCAACCCCGGGGCCGACATCATCTTCGACGTCAAGTGCACCCGCCGCCTGACCCCGCTGATCAGCGGCTACGGCGGCCGCCCGGTGATGTACAAGACCGGCCATTCGCTGATCAAGAAGAAGATGAAGGAATCCGGCGCCTTGCTCGCCGGCGAGATGAGCGGACACATCTTCTTCAAGGAGCGCTGGTTCGGTTTCGACGACGGCATTTACAGCGCCGCCCGCCTGCTGGAAATCCTCAGCCTGGACAAGCGTGACGCTGAGCAGGTGTTCGCGGCGTTCCCGTGCGACGTCTCCACCCCGGAGATCAACATCACAGTGACAGAAGAAAGCAAATTCACCATCATTGACGCCCTGCAACGCGATGCCCAGTGGGGCGAGGCCAACCTGACCACCCTCGACGGTGTGCGGGTCGACTATCCCAAGGGCTGGGGCCTGGTTCGCGCCTCCAACACCACACCCGTCCTGGTGCTGCGCTTCGAGGCCGATACCGAAGAAGAGCTCAGCCGCATCCAGACCGTGTTCCGAGCTCAGCTGCTCAACGTTGCACCCGACCTGAAACTGCCGTTCTGA
- the dut gene encoding dUTP diphosphatase, giving the protein MHKLQAKILDSRLGRDFPLPEYATPGSAGLDLRAMLQEDATLEPGQTLLIPTGLSIHIGDPSLAALVLPRSGLGHKHGIVLGNLVGLIDSDYQGELMVSCWNRGQSTFRIAVGERIAQLMLVPVIQAQFELVEQFDDSARGSGGFGHSGTR; this is encoded by the coding sequence ATGCACAAGCTCCAAGCCAAGATCCTCGACTCCCGCCTGGGCCGCGACTTCCCGCTGCCCGAGTACGCAACCCCCGGCTCTGCCGGCCTCGACCTGCGCGCCATGCTGCAGGAAGACGCCACCCTGGAGCCTGGCCAGACCCTGCTGATTCCCACGGGTCTGTCGATCCACATCGGTGACCCTTCGCTGGCCGCGCTGGTCCTTCCGCGCTCGGGCCTCGGTCACAAGCACGGCATAGTGCTCGGCAATCTGGTCGGGCTGATCGACTCGGATTACCAGGGCGAGCTGATGGTCTCGTGCTGGAACCGTGGCCAGAGCACCTTTCGCATCGCCGTGGGTGAGCGTATCGCTCAGCTGATGCTGGTACCGGTGATCCAGGCTCAGTTCGAGCTGGTCGAGCAGTTCGACGACAGCGCGCGCGGCAGCGGCGGATTCGGCCACTCCGGCACCCGCTGA
- the coaBC gene encoding bifunctional phosphopantothenoylcysteine decarboxylase/phosphopantothenate--cysteine ligase CoaBC, protein MQRLYRKRIVLGVGGGIAAYKSAELVRRLRDHGAEVRVVMTQGGREFITPLTLQALSGHPVHLDLLDPAAEAAMGHIELARWADLVLIAPATADLMARLVQGVANDLLTTLVLATKAPVALAPAMNQAMWADPATQANRERLLERGIRLFGPASGSQACGDVGLGRMLEAEQLAQAAADCFETGLLTGRHLLITAGPTQENIDPVRYITNHSSGKMGFALAEAAAEAGARVTLVTGPVFLPTPDRVQRIDVVSARDMLAACEAAMPCDLLIAAAAVADYRPEVVAPQKLKKDPNSGDGLLLQMVRNPDILATLAARADRPFCVGFAAETENLLEYASRKLRDKNLDLIVANDVANPSIGFNSEENAVSVIDRQQQVTRFGQASKGHIARALVAFIADRYTKA, encoded by the coding sequence ATGCAGCGGCTGTATCGTAAACGCATCGTCCTGGGCGTCGGCGGCGGCATCGCCGCCTACAAGAGTGCCGAGCTGGTCCGTCGGCTGCGTGATCACGGCGCCGAGGTGCGCGTGGTCATGACCCAGGGCGGCCGCGAGTTCATCACCCCCCTCACCCTGCAGGCGCTTTCCGGCCACCCGGTACATCTGGACCTGCTCGACCCTGCCGCCGAAGCCGCCATGGGCCATATCGAGCTGGCACGCTGGGCCGACCTGGTGCTCATCGCGCCGGCCACGGCCGATCTGATGGCCCGTCTGGTCCAGGGAGTCGCCAACGACCTGCTGACGACCCTGGTGCTGGCCACCAAGGCGCCGGTTGCGCTGGCGCCGGCAATGAACCAGGCGATGTGGGCCGACCCGGCAACCCAGGCCAATCGCGAGCGGCTGCTCGAACGCGGCATCCGCCTGTTCGGCCCGGCGTCGGGTAGCCAGGCCTGCGGCGACGTCGGGCTAGGGCGCATGCTCGAAGCCGAGCAGCTGGCGCAGGCTGCGGCCGACTGCTTCGAGACGGGCCTGTTGACCGGCCGGCACCTGCTGATCACCGCCGGGCCGACGCAGGAAAACATCGACCCAGTGCGTTACATCACCAATCACAGCTCCGGCAAGATGGGCTTCGCCCTTGCCGAAGCAGCTGCCGAGGCGGGCGCGCGCGTCACGCTGGTCACCGGCCCGGTGTTCCTGCCGACGCCCGACCGCGTGCAGCGTATCGACGTGGTCAGTGCGCGCGACATGCTCGCCGCCTGCGAGGCCGCGATGCCTTGCGACCTGCTGATCGCCGCCGCGGCGGTGGCCGACTATCGTCCGGAGGTGGTGGCGCCGCAGAAGCTCAAGAAAGACCCGAACTCCGGTGATGGCCTGCTGCTGCAGATGGTGCGCAACCCCGACATTCTCGCCACGCTCGCCGCGCGTGCCGATCGGCCGTTCTGCGTCGGCTTCGCGGCCGAAACCGAGAACCTGCTCGAGTACGCCAGCCGCAAGCTGCGTGACAAGAACCTCGATCTCATCGTCGCCAACGACGTGGCCAACCCCAGCATCGGCTTCAACAGCGAAGAGAACGCCGTCAGCGTGATCGACCGCCAGCAGCAGGTGACCCGCTTCGGCCAGGCCAGCAAGGGGCATATCGCCCGGGCGCTGGTGGCCTTCATTGCCGACCGCTATACAAAGGCCTGA
- the radC gene encoding RadC family protein — translation MSIRDWPAAERPREKLLQQGAAALSDAELLAIFLRTGVAGRSAVDLSRHLLNEFGSLRALLEADLERFSAHLGLGPAKFAQLQAVLEMARRHLAERMRRESALESPQAVRDYLKARLRHEPHELFGCLFLDSKHRVLAFEVLFQGTIDGASVYPRQVVKRALAQNAAAVILTHNHPSGVAEPSQADRQLTQRLKDALALIDVRVLDHFIVGDGEPLSMAELGWM, via the coding sequence ATGAGCATCCGAGATTGGCCCGCGGCCGAGCGCCCGCGGGAAAAGCTGTTGCAGCAAGGCGCGGCGGCGCTTTCCGACGCCGAACTGCTGGCGATTTTTCTGCGTACGGGCGTGGCCGGCAGGAGTGCGGTCGACCTCTCGCGCCATCTGCTCAACGAGTTCGGCAGCCTGCGAGCGCTGCTCGAAGCCGACCTCGAACGGTTCAGCGCGCATCTCGGTCTCGGCCCGGCAAAGTTCGCGCAGCTGCAGGCGGTGCTGGAAATGGCGCGTCGCCACCTGGCCGAGCGCATGCGTCGCGAGTCGGCCCTGGAAAGCCCACAGGCGGTGCGCGATTACCTCAAGGCGCGCTTGCGTCACGAGCCACATGAGCTGTTCGGCTGCCTTTTTCTGGATTCCAAGCACCGCGTGCTGGCGTTCGAGGTGCTATTTCAGGGAACCATCGACGGTGCCAGCGTCTACCCGCGGCAGGTGGTCAAGCGCGCGCTGGCACAGAATGCGGCCGCGGTGATCCTCACGCACAACCACCCCTCGGGCGTTGCCGAGCCGAGCCAGGCCGACCGCCAGCTGACGCAGCGTCTGAAGGACGCGCTGGCGCTGATCGACGTGCGCGTGCTCGACCACTTCATCGTCGGTGATGGCGAGCCTCTATCCATGGCCGAGCTGGGCTGGATGTAG
- a CDS encoding 3-hydroxyacyl-CoA dehydrogenase — MFKRIGVIGAGVMGRGIAQLFASAGIEIRLFDAREQAVEQALQANRELLARGVAKGRLTPEALAATLQRMQPAKTLAELADCDLLIEAIVEELSAKQALFRELEALVAEDAVLASNTSSLSITRIAAGCRCPQRVAGLHFFNPVPLMRLVEVVRGERTETTVVERLVALVEQAGHFPAITPDSPGFLVNHAGRAFGSEALRILGEGIASAEQIDRILRDGPGFRMGPFELFDLTGLDISHAVMESIYHQYYQDPRYSPSPLAAQRLAAGLLGRKSGLGFYRYEQGRQLRSAEPQYAPVELRQPFWLGVEDPQLHAALSALIRMAGGEVEAGEHPGAQAICLIAPLGEDASAAIARLALPAPRTLAYDAFSNFERRRVLMRQPALEPGVEAQARQALTADGVAVDVINDSPGFVSQRVIASIVNLGCEILQKGIADAATLDRAVELALGYPRGPLALGEHYGAAQVLAVLEGLQRCYGGEARYRPSPWLRRRVQLGLPLATPDAS, encoded by the coding sequence ATGTTCAAGCGGATCGGCGTCATCGGCGCGGGCGTGATGGGGCGTGGAATTGCCCAGCTCTTCGCGTCGGCCGGCATCGAAATCAGGTTGTTCGATGCGCGCGAGCAGGCCGTGGAGCAGGCCCTGCAGGCAAACCGGGAGCTGCTGGCGCGCGGTGTGGCCAAAGGGCGCCTCACACCGGAGGCACTTGCCGCCACCTTGCAGCGCATGCAGCCGGCAAAGACGCTGGCGGAGCTGGCCGACTGCGATCTTCTGATCGAAGCGATCGTCGAGGAGCTGAGTGCCAAGCAGGCGCTGTTTCGCGAACTGGAGGCGCTGGTGGCCGAGGACGCCGTGCTTGCCAGCAACACCTCGTCGCTGTCGATCACACGCATTGCAGCCGGGTGCCGCTGCCCGCAGCGCGTTGCGGGCCTGCATTTCTTCAACCCAGTGCCGCTGATGCGACTGGTGGAAGTGGTGCGGGGTGAGCGTACCGAGACAACCGTCGTCGAGCGGTTGGTCGCGCTGGTCGAGCAGGCCGGCCATTTCCCGGCGATCACACCCGATTCGCCGGGTTTTCTGGTCAACCATGCCGGGCGGGCATTCGGCAGCGAAGCGCTGCGCATACTCGGCGAGGGCATCGCCAGCGCCGAACAGATCGATCGCATCCTGCGAGACGGTCCCGGGTTCCGCATGGGGCCGTTCGAGCTGTTCGATCTGACGGGGCTGGATATCTCCCATGCGGTAATGGAGTCGATCTACCACCAGTACTATCAGGATCCGCGCTATAGCCCATCGCCGCTGGCTGCGCAGCGGCTGGCGGCCGGCCTGCTCGGGCGCAAGAGCGGTCTTGGCTTCTATCGTTACGAGCAAGGGCGCCAGCTGCGCTCGGCCGAGCCGCAGTATGCGCCGGTGGAGTTGCGTCAGCCTTTCTGGCTCGGGGTTGAGGATCCGCAGTTGCATGCGGCGCTCAGCGCGCTGATTCGCATGGCTGGCGGAGAGGTCGAGGCGGGCGAGCACCCGGGTGCGCAGGCGATCTGCCTGATCGCACCGCTGGGTGAAGATGCCAGTGCGGCCATCGCCCGGCTCGCGCTGCCGGCACCGCGCACGCTCGCCTATGATGCCTTCTCCAACTTCGAGCGCCGGCGCGTGCTGATGCGCCAGCCGGCACTCGAGCCCGGCGTGGAGGCGCAGGCGCGCCAGGCGCTGACGGCTGACGGCGTGGCCGTTGACGTGATCAACGACTCGCCCGGATTCGTCAGTCAGCGCGTCATCGCCAGCATCGTCAACCTGGGCTGCGAGATTCTGCAGAAGGGCATCGCCGACGCAGCAACGCTGGACCGAGCGGTCGAACTGGCGCTGGGCTATCCGCGCGGACCGCTAGCGCTGGGTGAACACTATGGCGCTGCGCAGGTGCTTGCCGTGCTCGAGGGGCTGCAGCGGTGCTACGGCGGGGAGGCGCGCTATCGTCCCAGCCCGTGGCTACGCAGGCGCGTCCAGCTCGGTCTGCCGCTGGCCACTCCGGACGCCAGCTGA
- a CDS encoding methyl-accepting chemotaxis protein, which translates to MRSANRRFPLVGLLHGLGICAVALLQAWQEPPLAFSLALFLAAALWPWFGPWRAAQVPAAEEAARPDFTELSKNLSRTTCHNALASAQVAFSAEQLASRLQSQLQAISEIANGAQAVTQTEQHSAEQARQALQAAESVRASSDTGQAGLAQAITRMQQLSDQTRTSRELIDGLSARTDDIRQITDVIQSIASQTNLLALNAAIEAARAGEAGRGFAVVADEVRNLAARTSTATEEVGRMVADIRQQSEAVVSFIQQQAHELDQAAVQVAGAGEQLTGIAELASGVEAQVAQITAGTASNHERLTALFVALDQLRSDALDSGEQTRQLEQAAEKLVGQAESASEQLAEVQLDDYHQHMFDLARRGATAIAARFEADIDAGRIRLDDLFDRKYQAQAGTDPQKYHTRFDRYADEVLPPIQEPLLAGSEAVVYAIATTPEGYVPTHNRAFNHPPVGDPDVDRARSRGKRLFNDRTGARCGSHQRPVLLQTYSRDTGELMHDLSVPIMVKGRHWGGLRLGYRPEE; encoded by the coding sequence ATGCGTTCCGCTAATCGCCGTTTTCCACTGGTCGGCCTGCTTCATGGGCTGGGTATCTGTGCCGTCGCTCTGCTGCAGGCCTGGCAGGAGCCGCCGCTGGCCTTCAGCCTGGCCCTGTTTCTCGCTGCCGCGCTGTGGCCCTGGTTTGGCCCCTGGCGCGCGGCGCAGGTGCCGGCAGCAGAGGAAGCGGCTCGGCCGGACTTCACCGAGCTGAGCAAAAACCTTTCGCGTACTACCTGCCACAATGCCCTGGCCTCGGCGCAGGTGGCCTTCAGTGCAGAGCAGCTGGCCAGTCGCCTGCAATCACAGCTGCAGGCCATTAGTGAAATCGCTAACGGAGCGCAAGCGGTCACCCAGACCGAACAGCACAGCGCCGAGCAGGCGCGTCAGGCGCTGCAGGCCGCCGAAAGCGTGCGAGCGAGCAGCGACACGGGCCAGGCCGGCCTGGCCCAGGCGATCACTCGCATGCAGCAACTCAGCGATCAGACGCGCACCAGCCGCGAACTGATCGACGGCCTATCCGCGCGCACCGATGACATCCGTCAGATTACCGACGTGATTCAATCGATCGCCAGCCAGACCAACCTGCTGGCGCTTAACGCGGCCATCGAGGCGGCGCGTGCCGGCGAGGCCGGGCGCGGCTTCGCGGTGGTCGCCGACGAGGTGCGCAACCTGGCGGCGCGCACCAGCACCGCGACCGAGGAAGTGGGCCGCATGGTCGCCGACATCCGCCAGCAGAGCGAGGCGGTGGTGAGCTTCATCCAGCAGCAGGCGCATGAACTGGACCAGGCCGCCGTGCAAGTGGCCGGCGCCGGCGAGCAGCTGACCGGCATTGCCGAGCTGGCCAGCGGTGTCGAGGCACAGGTGGCGCAGATCACCGCAGGCACCGCGAGCAATCACGAGCGCCTCACCGCGCTGTTCGTCGCGCTCGATCAACTGCGCAGCGATGCGTTGGACAGCGGCGAGCAGACCCGTCAGCTCGAGCAGGCGGCCGAAAAACTCGTCGGTCAGGCCGAGAGCGCGAGCGAGCAGCTGGCCGAGGTCCAGCTGGACGACTATCACCAGCACATGTTCGACCTGGCGCGCCGCGGCGCCACGGCAATCGCGGCGCGCTTCGAGGCGGACATCGACGCCGGGCGCATCCGCCTCGACGACCTGTTCGACCGCAAGTATCAGGCCCAGGCCGGAACCGATCCGCAGAAGTACCACACCCGGTTCGACCGCTATGCCGACGAGGTACTGCCGCCGATCCAGGAGCCGCTGCTGGCCGGCAGCGAGGCGGTCGTCTACGCCATCGCCACGACGCCCGAAGGCTACGTGCCGACGCACAACCGCGCGTTCAACCACCCGCCGGTCGGCGATCCAGATGTCGATCGCGCCAGGAGCCGTGGCAAGCGCCTGTTCAACGATCGCACCGGAGCTCGCTGCGGCAGCCACCAGCGGCCGGTGCTGCTGCAGACTTACAGCCGCGACACCGGCGAGCTGATGCACGACCTGTCGGTGCCGATCATGGTCAAGGGGCGTCATTGGGGTGGGTTGCGGCTGGGTTATCGCCCGGAAGAGTGA
- a CDS encoding Mpo1 family 2-hydroxy fatty acid dioxygenase gives MKTLTDHLAQYAAYHRDPRNLLTHFIGIPMIVVAVAILLSRPGAEYAGLWLSPLLPVALAAAVFYLRLDLRYGILMAAFLAVCVWLGAVLARAPLPLWLSAGLGLFVVGWIIQFVGHYFEGRKPAFVDDLSGLIVGPLFVAAELGFLCGLREPLRLAIEARVGPVRQRDRRAEA, from the coding sequence ATGAAGACCCTGACCGATCACCTCGCCCAATACGCGGCCTATCACCGCGACCCGCGCAACCTGCTCACGCACTTCATCGGCATCCCGATGATCGTGGTGGCGGTGGCGATCCTGCTGTCGCGCCCCGGAGCCGAATACGCCGGCCTTTGGCTGAGCCCGCTGTTGCCGGTCGCGCTGGCCGCAGCGGTCTTCTATCTGCGTCTGGATCTTCGCTACGGCATCCTGATGGCGGCCTTTCTCGCCGTTTGCGTCTGGCTGGGCGCCGTCTTGGCCCGAGCGCCGCTCCCGCTCTGGCTGAGCGCCGGCCTCGGCTTGTTCGTCGTCGGTTGGATCATCCAGTTCGTCGGCCACTACTTCGAGGGGCGCAAGCCGGCATTCGTCGACGACCTCAGCGGGCTGATCGTCGGGCCACTGTTCGTCGCCGCCGAGCTCGGCTTCCTCTGCGGGCTGCGTGAGCCGCTGCGTCTAGCCATCGAGGCGCGGGTCGGGCCGGTCCGCCAGCGTGACCGCCGCGCCGAGGCCTGA
- a CDS encoding phospholipase D family protein — MRASLLLLIVLALVGCASHPRPEPSQALPAESSPLVQRIEQLAAGHAAGQSGYRLLPQSNEAFAARAEMIRAASRSLDIQYYILHDGLSTRALVVELLAAADRGVRIRLLLDDTASDGGDYRIATLAAHPNIQIRVFNPLHLGRSTGITRALGRLLHLSQQHRRMHNKLMLADSHLAIVGGRNLGDEYYDADQRLNFTDIDLLAAGPVARQLADSFDQYWNHSLSVPIEQFLWRPPRQASLDKARRQLHRSLDKARREADALYHRLLRYRQQPQLRQWLDEMIWAPGQAMWDAPDKVTAPGLPGPELLLTTQLAPALGSVKRELTLVSAYFVPTDEGVDYLAGLAEAGATVRVLTNSLEATDVPAVHGGYAPYRRELLERGVRLFEMRRQPDEKTSYNLFGESESSLHSKAAVFDRQRVFIGSLNFDPRSVLWNTEVGILVESPELAAEVQRLTLEGMAPAISYEVRLIERDGEQVLAWLAEDNGRRHLLLKEPGGLWRRLNAWLTDVIGFERML, encoded by the coding sequence GTGCGCGCGTCCCTGCTGCTACTGATCGTGCTGGCGCTGGTCGGCTGCGCCAGCCATCCTCGCCCCGAGCCGAGCCAGGCGTTGCCCGCCGAGAGTTCGCCGCTGGTACAGCGCATCGAGCAACTGGCTGCCGGGCACGCCGCCGGCCAGTCGGGCTATCGGCTGCTGCCGCAGAGCAACGAAGCCTTCGCGGCGCGCGCCGAGATGATTCGTGCCGCCAGCCGGAGCCTGGACATCCAGTACTACATCCTCCACGACGGCCTGTCGACGCGCGCCCTGGTCGTCGAGTTGCTCGCCGCCGCCGACCGTGGCGTGCGCATCCGCCTGCTGCTCGATGACACCGCCAGTGACGGGGGCGATTACCGCATCGCGACCCTGGCCGCCCATCCGAACATCCAGATCCGCGTGTTCAATCCGCTGCACCTCGGCCGCAGCACCGGTATAACGCGCGCCCTCGGGCGCCTGCTGCATCTGTCGCAGCAACATCGGCGCATGCACAACAAACTGATGCTCGCCGACAGTCACCTGGCCATCGTCGGCGGGCGCAACCTCGGCGACGAATACTACGATGCCGACCAGCGGCTGAACTTCACCGACATCGACCTGCTCGCCGCCGGCCCGGTGGCGCGGCAGTTGGCCGACAGCTTCGATCAGTACTGGAACCACAGCCTGAGCGTGCCGATCGAGCAGTTTCTCTGGCGGCCTCCGCGCCAGGCGAGCCTGGACAAGGCCCGCCGCCAGCTACACCGGTCGCTCGACAAGGCACGCCGCGAGGCCGACGCGCTTTACCACCGGCTGCTGCGCTATCGGCAACAACCGCAGCTGCGGCAATGGCTGGACGAGATGATCTGGGCGCCCGGCCAGGCCATGTGGGACGCTCCGGACAAGGTCACCGCCCCCGGGCTGCCCGGCCCGGAACTGCTTTTGACCACTCAACTCGCACCTGCCCTGGGCTCGGTAAAGCGTGAGCTGACCCTGGTCTCGGCCTATTTCGTGCCGACCGACGAAGGCGTCGACTATCTGGCCGGGCTCGCCGAGGCGGGCGCCACCGTCCGCGTATTGACCAACTCCCTGGAGGCTACCGACGTACCCGCGGTGCACGGCGGCTACGCCCCGTATCGACGGGAGCTGCTCGAACGCGGCGTGCGGCTGTTCGAAATGCGGCGTCAGCCGGATGAAAAAACCTCGTACAACCTGTTCGGCGAGTCCGAGTCGAGCCTGCACAGCAAGGCGGCCGTGTTCGATCGACAACGGGTCTTTATCGGCTCGCTGAATTTCGACCCGCGCTCGGTGCTGTGGAACACCGAGGTGGGGATTCTGGTGGAAAGCCCCGAGTTGGCGGCCGAAGTGCAGCGCCTGACGCTGGAAGGTATGGCTCCGGCGATCAGCTACGAAGTGCGGCTGATCGAGCGTGACGGTGAGCAGGTACTCGCCTGGCTGGCCGAGGACAATGGCCGGCGCCACCTGCTGCTCAAGGAGCCGGGCGGTCTGTGGCGTCGCCTCAATGCCTGGCTGACTGACGTCATCGGCTTCGAACGCATGCTCTAA